The window CGCAGCTGGGGCACTCCACCACTTCCGTCTCCAGCTCCCGATCCACCACCACGAGCCGCACCTGCCGCCGCACGAGGGCCTCCAGGGTGGGCTCCAGTCCCAGAACCCCTTCCCCTTGTCCGCTCCGGTCCACCAGTTCCTGAATCCGCTCCGCCTCGCGTTGGCGCTCCGCCTGCCGTGCCACCGCCAGGATCCGGTCCCGGATCTGTGGCCATTCCTCCAGCGGTGAGGGAAGCGGGACCACCGCCACCACCTTCCGGGCCACGGATTCCGGGAGATGCTCCCGCACGCCGAAGGCGGCTTCCTCCGGACCACCGAGGAGAAGCCGCTCCACGCGGCGTTCCTCCACGAACCGCGCGGCCGCCTCCGCCACCCCCGCCCAGAACCGGCGCAGGTGGTCATCCACCCGGGCATCGAAGGTATCCCGCTGCGCGCCCCGGGTGGCGCCGGTGCCCAGGCGCCCGGTGAAGGTTGGGGGGCGCCCCGCGGTGAACCGCCAGCTGGCGGTATCGAGTTCCAGGGTTTCCTCCTCGATCAGGCTCGCGGATCCCAGATAGGCCACCAGCAGCCGCGCGTGATCCCGGTGCACGATGAGGATGGCGTGCGGCTGGTACTCGTCGGAGGCCCACAGCAAGGGCCACACGTCCGGCCGGCCGTACCGGACCCGGTTGGGGAGCGGCACGGGCAGCGGATACTCCTTCCACAGGTCCGTGGCCGCGAAGAGCGCAAGGCCCCGACCTTGGGGCCGGCTGTCCCGGAGGTGCTGGACGATGCGATCCGCGACCTCCCGGGCTGGGCGCCGCTCCTCCTTCGGGAGCCTCTCCACCACCTC is drawn from Armatimonadota bacterium and contains these coding sequences:
- a CDS encoding VLRF1 family aeRF1-type release factor: MFEVEDLEALMSLSRRDVFSVCLDVDPTKPENQRPEPAWRIWARHALHEVVERLPKEERRPAREVADRIVQHLRDSRPQGRGLALFAATDLWKEYPLPVPLPNRVRYGRPDVWPLLWASDEYQPHAILIVHRDHARLLVAYLGSASLIEEETLELDTASWRFTAGRPPTFTGRLGTGATRGAQRDTFDARVDDHLRRFWAGVAEAAARFVEERRVERLLLGGPEEAAFGVREHLPESVARKVVAVVPLPSPLEEWPQIRDRILAVARQAERQREAERIQELVDRSGQGEGVLGLEPTLEALVRRQVRLVVVDRELETEVVECPSCGYVGVRPAQACPVCGATVVHTWLTQVLPLLAHRNHAGMELVNPQPILRSHGGIGALLRYPT